The genomic region CAGGTAACTGAAAATTAACAAAATTGTCATAAAAAATCAAAATTTAAAACCCTTGGTCCTATTTTCGCTCCAGGATTCGTGTCTATGTACAAAGAAATATCATGCTTTTGGTGAATATTTTCGTAGATAACAAACACATaaactctcttttttctttttttttctttttgcgggaaGGAATACATGAATTCAAAACATAGGAATAGAAAAAACGCGAGACTGGAGATGTCATATATCCAGAAAAATCCCCGAAACCATGAATTGGATGTCATGTATGAAAAACACAGGAATCACAGACACCAGAAGAAGAGAACAAACAAATATGAGGTAAATTCATGTGATGGAAACATATCTTTCACGTGGATTCGTCATTATGTCGGGAAACAATCAATAGGATACGCCTACGCTTTGTTACTTGGAGAAGCAGTTTCTTGTCCAATTTTTCAATGCAGTTCCACTGATACGTGTAGACAGCTGAGGCTACCGTCCCGGACCCCCACAACCGGTTTTGTTTTCGTTCCCGGCCTTTTCCCGGGTTGCACTCAAGTAGAATAGGTGCAAGTGCAACGTAGTACACCACGATTGCACGTAGTACATAGATACTGTACATGTTGTACCTTTTCGGTGCGTGTAATGATTCACGACTGGTTGCCtaatttgtttgttttcttttcgtTGCACCTTTTCTACAATTTTACTTGGTTCTATAATAGTATTTTTTTGAATGATATTTTACTTTTTGTTTGCATGGATGGTATGGTAATTTTACTTGGTTCTATCAACTCACGGGTGCGTATACCATATGTGTACGCTGTCGCCTGTACGTATGCGCGTCCCTGCCACATACACGTAACGTACTTCCGTAGTACGCGGCACGTGTGTATATACCTGGATCTGGTCTCCGACGTTGACGATGAAGGCGTCAGGGACCGGGTCGACGGTGATCCACTGGCCATCCTTCTTCACCTGCAGCCCCCGAACGTGGTCGTCGACGAGCAGCATGGTCATGCCGCCGGGGTCCGAGTGCGCCGCCACGCCCAGCGTCAGCTCCGGCTGCGGGCACCTCGGGTAGAAGTTAACCCTCATGCATGCCCCCTCGCCGCCCTCCCCGCCGAACGCTGCCTGCAGCCTCCCGCCGTCGAGTCCCAGCCCCTTGGACAGCACCTTTGATACCCTCCGGCACAGCTTCACCACCTCCTCGCCGTACTCCTCCGTCGCCTCCCTGCCATGCATGCATACACATCGGCCAGCTAAATAACTTGTGAATTAATTGGATCGACGAGCATGCGACGCGAGTGTGTGTAGGTAGACCTAGGTGCCTGTGTGCGTACCGTAGGGTGGACGGAAGGGACGGCCACTTGTCGTGGCTCTTGATCGACGGCGGGAGGAGGTGCAGGAAGTAGTAGTCGCCCCAGTCGAGGTGTCCACCCTTGGTGGTACCGAGACGGCTGCCGTAGCCCTCGTACGTCGCCGGCGAGTTGGCGTACCGCTCGCGCACCTCGGCTGGCTGCCTGAAGAAGCCGCGCCACGACGAGCGCGCCCGCCGCAGCAGCTCAGGACTCACGCCGTGGTTCACCGCCTGGAAGAACCCCCACTCCCGGCACGCGGCGTCCACGGCACGGACTGTCTCGTCCGAGTCCGGCATTGACATGTCCACTACCGGGATGTTTAGGCTGCCGCCGCCATGTGAGACCGCCGGTTGGAGGGTCGTCGCCGACGGCCGATCCAACGGCAGCTTGACGTACCGCTCGGGTATTGTCTCGCCACAGGTGTCCGACACGGCCTGCACGCGCACCACGGGCTCCGGCCAGCCGGCGCCACCGTTGAAGCAGCTACTCATCGGAGCTAGTACCTAGCTTGAGGCGGGTAGTGTTAAGGCGTTCCAACACTAAGCGCCTTTTATAAAGGAAGCAGAGGATAAGGGAGAGACAGTCATTATTGAGGTGTTGAGAATATACAATTGAGCTAGTGCTTTGCTAGGGCATGAAAGCAACGTATATAGGATAATACAAACACGTGCTGCAAAGATTAAAAGTAGCTACAGcatgggattaacattaactagtACAGTAGTATATATTGTTTTGTGTGGCTAGGGTTTTTGTGTGGACATACTTTATGCTAGTGCTTTTGTGGACTCTATACCCATCCTATATTATATATACTACTTTTATTAGCTAGGTCAGTGAAACTTAACAATCATGAGCAAAACAATGCACGTTTTCTGCATTCTTGCGCCTTGTCATGAGCATTTGAGCGTGCTATAGCTCTCTTTGATCACTTGCAGCTTTCGAAGACCATACCTTACGTATATAATTGTCTATAGGTCACATCGAGAATGAATAACAGTGCTTATTTGTGACATGTGTGTTAGTATTAATCTGTATAGTGTTGACTAATCTTTTTTTGAAGGAAAAAAGAAATCGTTAGTATACAATTTTTCCCGCGCATGTATATATGTATACGGTAGTAGCTAGGAAGCCAACCGTTGGTTGCATGCCTCTCGGATGCGGATACTGGCCAAAAGATAAACTTTTCTATTATTAAAAATCGGCAATCTTATCTGGCTGACGTCCCAGGGAGCAATTTCTGGCGAACGCCCCCGGAGCCCTTCCATTTGGATCTAAGGGTGGCCGTTTTCTACAAGAAATACCCTAAAGAGACTAAAAGTaatccgcaaaaaaaaaagagactAAAAGTAGGAACTGGCATGACAGTTTTCAAAACTGCCAACCCTATATACATAAAATGACACTCGGGTTGTCCGCATGTCCACCCCTAGCCGGAGACCGTTCGCCAACTAGCGGGATCCTTAAAAGTATAGATTCATTTCAATAGAGAGTACAACGGTGGACTCTGCAATTGATTGTTGCACACCGCGACCTATGTATttatcttttattttaattttttaataATATACATTTTTATTAACTTTTTTGCGAGAACATTTTTATTAACTTAATGTGTACCCTCCAAGTTGTATGAACACATTATTTGGAACGTGGTTAAATTGAGTGGATTCAAACATAATGAGTCATATTTGGATAGGAGTATGCGCGTTATTATGGGCTATCTGGAACACTAGGAATGACATAATCTTAACCGGAAAAACTTTAtcaactttttgcaggttatccaTAGAGCTactgcttggatccgtacgtggtcattACTCACCCATGCGGATTCCAATGAGCGTTTGAATACTGGGTGCAACCGATGGGAGACAGTCGCACGGGTTATCTTCAACCGATTTGGATGGCGGGCTACTAATAGACTAGGTGTGTAGGCATCGTGGCCTTTGGCTATTTTCGCTGGATGTGGCATCTTTTTATTTCATTTTGCTTTGCTCCATTTGTGAGTCAACTTGCACTACAGACTTGTGTTCGTACTTGTTTTCATATTATGGTTGCATGCATCAATCTGATGCAGAGGTAGGGGGttaacctccttttccaaaaaaaacttAATGCGTAGCATCAAGCAGAAGCAGAACTTGATGAGTGACACCAGACATCTGCATAATTAAGATGCACACATCCAGAATCAACAATTTAAAAGAAGAAGGATATGAATGATAGATGGGCAACATTTTAGTTATATGTTACTGACACGATGTCTATGtcgatggaggtggtgaacccctatCAGTAGATTATGATGTCACCCATTGTTGGTGAAACCTTCTTGGCCAACCACTTCAATCATATACACACCCCTTTAAACAACGGTCAGTACTTCATTTGGTCCAGCGTAAATAACCCACGTAGGAAGCAACCGAAAATAACCTATGTATTTACCTATTCCCTTTGTACAAATAACATCCCTCCAATCATGTAGTAGAAAGCAACAAAATTTTATTCAAAGGACAAAATACGAGATAGGACACACTAGCAAATCCACCTCCTGCGATACTAGTGTGTTAGATCTTCATCTTTCTTTCATGTTCTTGAGAAGGCATCCCCTCCATACTTCGCCGACGAGCCCTTCTATTCGCCTCCCCTCTACCTGCCACTCCGATGGCCCGTTGCGGGGAGGGGAGTCCTAGTGCCTCCCCTCCTGTTAGTACTTTAGGTTAGGGTTTCTTAATCCTTGCAGGTGCGCTGCTCGGGCGGATCGCAGTGCTTCTTCTTTGAGATTGTCTTCCAGGCTCGGACCCTCCTTGAGTTCGTCCATCTGGACATATTCGATGGACCTCCGGCGTAGATTCCTGTCGCATCCTTGGGGCGGCGAGGTTAGTGTTTCTCGTTGTGCATGTGCGATAACGAGATTTGGTGTTAGTTGCTTCAGATATATTCAAGGGTTGAACGACGACGACTACGACTACAGGGGCTGGTCCTTAGGGCACGTGCTCCAAGACTTCCTAGTTGTCATCGACAAGGTTAAGCTGGCTCTGGTAGGGGAGCGGTGATAGCGACACGTCGATGACTCGTTCTGGCGATGGTAGTGGTCATTCGACGGTCTAGAGCCCTTGATGTAGTTTTTGTTAAGTTTGAGGCCTTTGTACTTCTTATAAATATTTTACCTTCCACACCGGGGAGATCATCACTCCACCCGCAAATAACGCTAGTGCAGTAATCAGTTTAATCTAGCAACCTTTTTTCTTGTCCCAGCACAGCTAGTGCCTTCAAAGACGAGTAACACATGTGGCCTTGAATTGTTCTTTGAAGAGAGTAGCTATACTGCTACACATGTCATAGGCATCGTGTGTGCTAATAAGATGCTTTCGTTTGCAGACACTGACAATGCAACAATATTCAACTAGGTTAATTTATTCCCTCAAGAAAAAACTAGGTTAATTTAGGCAGGCACATGAACTGATTGCTGACTTTTTGTTCCTCTCGAGATTAATCGTTTTCCTTTGTTGTACAGTAGCCTAGATGTTTGGTTAGATTTCTCTTTCTCCTCCACGTGGTCTAATAATAAAGGTTTTTTTGGAT from Triticum aestivum cultivar Chinese Spring chromosome 4A, IWGSC CS RefSeq v2.1, whole genome shotgun sequence harbors:
- the LOC123085570 gene encoding jasmonate-induced oxygenase 2; the protein is MSSCFNGGAGWPEPVVRVQAVSDTCGETIPERYVKLPLDRPSATTLQPAVSHGGGSLNIPVVDMSMPDSDETVRAVDAACREWGFFQAVNHGVSPELLRRARSSWRGFFRQPAEVRERYANSPATYEGYGSRLGTTKGGHLDWGDYYFLHLLPPSIKSHDKWPSLPSTLREATEEYGEEVVKLCRRVSKVLSKGLGLDGGRLQAAFGGEGGEGACMRVNFYPRCPQPELTLGVAAHSDPGGMTMLLVDDHVRGLQVKKDGQWITVDPVPDAFIVNVGDQIQVLSNAAYKSVEHRVTVSAAEERLSLAFFYNPRSDVPVAPMAELVAPGRPALYPEMTFDEYRAHIRQRGLSGKAHLQSLQNANSSVAS